One Alligator mississippiensis isolate rAllMis1 chromosome 1, rAllMis1, whole genome shotgun sequence genomic window carries:
- the B3GALT5 gene encoding beta-1,3-galactosyltransferase 5, producing the protein MEKSGMAFKISRMFIFLIAVASFLCVCFYTTLNWSDICIFCPKGEVVTSLTYFKKKTEKFLQLPDTDCSKNPPFLVLLVTSSCDQKEARMAIRQTWGKERLVARKRILTFFLLGTTENQYEQTEVLAESQAYKDIIQKGFIDTYYNLTLKTMMGMEWVHKFCQQSSFVMKTDSDVFVNVFYLTELLLRKNRSSNFFTGFLKMNERPIRQVFSKWYVSKYEYPGSTYPPFCSGTGYVFSTDVASQVLNISESIPFIKLEDVYIGLCLAKLQIKLEELNSKQTFFPIKLQFSLCHFVTCHYITPREQQDYWSQLEKSVDNMPSCLT; encoded by the exons ATGGAGAAATCAGGT ATGGCTTTCAAGATATCCAGAATGTTTATTTTCCTTATAGCAGTTGCATCTTTTTTGTGTGTCTGTTTTTACACCACCCTCAACTGGAGTGATATCTGCATATTCTGCCCAAAGGGTGAAGTGGTTACATCAttgacttattttaaaaaaaagactgaaaagttCCTGCAGTTGCCAGATACGGACTGCAGTAAGAATCCTCCATTCCTAGTACTGCTTGTGACATCATCATGTGACCAGAAAGAAGCTAGGATGGCTATTCGTCAAACGTGGGGGAAGGAGAGACTAGTTGCTAGGAAACGAATTCTAACATTTTTCCTCCTTGGAACCACTGAGAATCAATATGAGCAAACTGAGGTTCTCGCTGAAAGCCAGGCATACAAAGATATTATCCAGAAGGGTTTTATAGATACATATTATAATTTGACTTTGAAAACAATGATGGGAATGGAATGGGTTCACAAATTCTGTCAACAGTCCAGTTTTGTTATGAAAACTGATTCAGACGTATTTGTCAATGTCTTTTACTTGACTGAACTTCTTTTAAGAAAGAACAGAAGCTCTAACTTTTTTACagggtttttaaaaatgaatgagcGCCCAATACGACAGGTGTTTAGTaagtggtatgtgagtaaatatgaaTATCCTGGAAGCACTTATCCTCCATTTTGTTCAGGAACTGGTTATGTTTTTTCTACTGATGTTGCTAGTCAGGTTCTTAATATTTCAGAAAGCATTCCCTTTATTAAACTAGAGGATGTTTACATAGGACTGTGCCTAGCCAAACTACAAATCAAATTGGAGGAACTTAATTCAAAACAGACATTCTTTCCAATCAAGCTTCAGTTCTCACTTTGTCACtttgtgacttgccactacatTACACCTCGTGAACAGCAGGACTATTGGTCTCAGTTAGAGAAATCAGTAGATAATATGCCCAGCTGCTTGACATAG